A stretch of Gossypium hirsutum isolate 1008001.06 chromosome A06, Gossypium_hirsutum_v2.1, whole genome shotgun sequence DNA encodes these proteins:
- the LOC107952187 gene encoding uncharacterized protein, producing the protein MAKMIQPQIPKLIKKNYGNWSIQMKALLGSQDCWDVVEKGYVELENAVAEVALTNEEKSVLKEARKKDKRALFFIFQGVDESTFEKISDAKTSNEAWGILQKSLQGAKKAKNVRLQTFRAEFETLKMKPSESVDDYVIRVKAVVNEMKKNGETLDDVRIMEKKFWSLTRKFDYVVVAIEESKDLSQISIDELVGSLQAHEHKMKLNDNTGNSEQVLHSKLSFNESGAKDNFGQGTSNRRGYRGGYRGRNRGGRGTRG; encoded by the coding sequence ATGGCAAAGATGATTCAACCGCAGATCCcgaaattaataaagaaaaattatGGCAACTGGAGCATCCAGATGAAGGCTTTGCTTGGTTCTCAAGATTGTTGGGACGTTGTCGAAAAAGGATATGTCGAGCTTGAAAATGCAGTTGCCGAAGTGGCTTTGACAAATGAAGAAAAAAGTGTATTGAAAGAAGCTCGTAAAAAGGATAAGAGGGcgttgttttttatttttcaaggcGTTGATGAATCAACCTTTGAAAAAATTTCAGATGCGAAGACATCAAACGAAGCATGGGGAATTTTGCAAAAATCCCTTCAAGGAGCGAAAAAGGCTAAAAATGTACGTTTACAAACCTTTAGAGCCGAATTTGAAACGTTGAAAATGAAACCATCAGAAAGTGTTGATGATTATGTTATTCGGGTGAAAGCGgtggtaaatgaaatgaaaaaaaatggagaaacACTTGATGATGTCAgaataatggaaaaaaaattttggtcatTGACACGCAAATTTGATTATGTGGTGGTTGCCATTGAAGAGTCAAAAGATTTATCACAAATATCAATCGATGAACTTGTGGGTTCTCTCCAAGCCCATGAGCATAAAATGAAGCTAAATGATAATACTGGAAATTCGGAGCAAGTCTTGCATAGCAAGTTGTCCTTCAATGAAAGTGGAGCTAAGGATAACTTTGGACAAGGTACGAGCAATCGTAGAGGATACCGTGGAGGATATAGAGGCAGAAATAGAGGTGGACGAGGAACACGTGGATGA